TGGTTATGCCGGGCACTATTTGGAAGCCCAGAGTCCAGAAGTCTGAATCAAATGTAAATATTTTATATATTCCAGCCTTTTTCATAATAACCGCACAGAGTGCATCATGATAACTAATGCAATGCTGTGAATATTTTTTTAATATTTTTACTGATTCCTCTTCATCTTTCTCATCAAAAGTGAGTGCTATCATCTTATCATCAGTTAAGAAATTATATATTTCTATGGCTTTCTCATGATAAAAATCATACCTAGATTTTGTGTATGATTCATGAGATGTTTCGTTTAAAACAACCCAGGAAAGACCTTGTGACGATTCAAAAAAAAACTTCGCGTCTTGATAATGCTCGTCATTTGGGTCTTTTAGAGCAATCGCGGCGGAAGTATCAATTAAAACTACGTTTTCAAACGCTACGTTAAATGAAAGCACTTATATCAATTTATCCGGTTAAACGTGCTTTAATTTTTTTACGTACATCTTCGGTAGAGCCACCAGAAAGGACACGAAAAAAATCACCATCGATAACCCGATATTCACCAGCAGGAACTTGTTGTTTAACGCGAGGGATTATAACTTGATACTCTCCGGTAAAATAATTATTCTGGTCATCCGCTGTGGTTGTCGTAAAAAATTCTTCTATAAAGTCACTCATAGCGTAATCCCCTCTTTCTTTTTATTCCGCTGCCATCTTTGACTTGATATCTCGATATTATATCCTATCGGTGCACCCGGGATCAATGGCATTGGTTGACCTGGAGGAAGTTGGACGTTAACATTGTTCGGTATTTTCGAAAAAGGTGTAATGGTCCCCTTTGTAATGAAAATATATCCACATTTGGTAGATTCAACTACACCGCCTGCAAACCTGAAATCCTTTGACAGAGAAGAATTATTTGCTTCTTTTTCCTGTCCTCCGGCCTGGTTATTTTCGGGCTTTTCAGATTTTTTGAAAAACTCTGAAAGAAAAAAAGAATCTCTTAACTGAAAATCCTCCTCATATATTCTTAAAAGCTCATCAACTTTTTTTTCAAGTTGCGCAGAAGCACTCGTTATTCTGTCTTTACCTAGAATCTTTAATGCCTCTTTTCTTGAAATCATATGCAAATGTGAATATGGTTCAACGGTCAGTTGTTTAATTATCTTGTCTAAATCAGCATTGTTTGATGAATGAAAAGACAATAATTCTTTCGCCAATCGCCGAATAAGCTTATGCACACGATACACATTCCCAACAGCTAAGGGGTGTAGCTCTCTAACTAAATCCTCCAGATGAGACTTTAGTAAATTTTTATTTTCTAAAGACATCGGCTCTTGAGTTTCTTCTATACCATATGATTGTAATAAAAAATCTTTATATGCATTTACATCTTCAACACTAATAGACAATCGCTTTTTTGTATCCACTTTATCAATGGGATTGAATTGGTTCCCTGTGCTAGGATCAACCGGGCTCAATTCAGACATCTTTGTCATCACAATATTTTTTGCACCCAAAGCGAAAAGAGTACCAGCGCTATGCGCCCGAAAAGGAACGATAACTTCAAAATTTTTATCAAATTCTCGCACTAAATTTGCAATGGGCCAAACAGAATTGGTGTCACCACCCCTTGTATACAAAAAAATATCAACACCATTTCCGGTTTTACTTTCCTTTAGAATTCTATACAAACAACCCTTTAGATCAGAAGCAAATTGAGTCGAAATTCCAAGCTCTGAAACC
This genomic window from Thermodesulfobacteriota bacterium contains:
- a CDS encoding PIN domain-containing protein, whose amino-acid sequence is MLSFNVAFENVVLIDTSAAIALKDPNDEHYQDAKFFFESSQGLSWVVLNETSHESYTKSRYDFYHEKAIEIYNFLTDDKMIALTFDEKDEEESVKILKKYSQHCISYHDALCAVIMKKAGIYKIFTFDSDFWTLGFQIVPGITKKKKKR